One Brachyspira suanatina DNA segment encodes these proteins:
- the hydG gene encoding [FeFe] hydrogenase H-cluster radical SAM maturase HydG: MSSATLFKYDSKSRNANEFINDEEILKTISQVESGNYNIRNILDKAKEMKGLEPNEALALLLCDDKDAENEMYEIAKKIKLEIYGKRIVLFAPLYLSNYCINGCVYCPYHAKNKHIARKQLTQDEIRAEVIALQDMGHKRLALETGEDPDYASMEYLLESIKTIYSIKHKNGAIRRVNVNIAATTVENYKKLKDAGIGTYVLFQETYHKPTYEKVHPSGPKSNYEYHTEAMDRAMEGGIDDVGIGVLFGLYNYKYDFTAMLYHAKHLEDTFGCGPHTISVPRIRPADDVDVKSFPNAITDSLFKKIVAVLRIAVPYTGIIVSTRESQKSREEVLEVGVSQISGGSRTSVGGYVEEEEENSKQFEISDNRSLDDIIKWLADIDYLPSFCTACYREGRTGDRFMAFAKSGQIKNFCQANAIITLKEYENDYAKEETKKSIDKVIINEIEKVPNENVKAKLVDSLKGIDEGRRDFKF; encoded by the coding sequence ATGTCTTCTGCTACTTTGTTTAAGTACGATTCAAAATCAAGAAATGCAAATGAATTTATTAATGATGAAGAAATTTTAAAAACCATATCTCAAGTAGAAAGCGGTAATTACAATATAAGAAATATATTAGATAAGGCTAAAGAGATGAAAGGCCTTGAACCTAATGAGGCATTGGCTTTACTTCTTTGCGATGATAAAGATGCAGAAAATGAAATGTATGAAATAGCTAAGAAAATAAAATTAGAAATATATGGAAAGAGAATAGTTTTATTTGCTCCTCTTTATTTATCAAACTACTGTATTAATGGCTGTGTTTATTGTCCTTATCATGCTAAAAATAAACATATAGCTAGAAAGCAATTAACTCAAGATGAGATTAGAGCTGAAGTTATAGCATTACAAGATATGGGACATAAAAGACTTGCATTAGAAACAGGAGAAGATCCTGATTATGCTAGTATGGAATATTTACTTGAATCAATAAAAACAATATACAGTATTAAGCATAAAAACGGAGCTATTAGAAGAGTTAATGTTAATATTGCCGCAACTACAGTAGAAAATTATAAAAAGTTAAAAGATGCCGGCATTGGTACTTATGTATTATTCCAAGAAACATACCATAAACCAACTTATGAGAAAGTTCATCCAAGTGGCCCAAAAAGCAATTATGAATATCATACAGAGGCAATGGACAGAGCTATGGAAGGCGGAATTGATGATGTTGGTATAGGGGTATTATTCGGACTTTACAATTATAAATATGATTTTACTGCTATGCTTTACCATGCTAAGCATTTGGAAGATACTTTTGGATGCGGCCCTCATACTATAAGCGTACCAAGAATAAGACCTGCCGATGATGTTGATGTAAAAAGTTTTCCTAATGCTATTACTGATAGCTTATTCAAAAAGATAGTTGCTGTTTTAAGAATAGCTGTTCCTTATACTGGAATAATAGTTTCTACTAGAGAGAGTCAGAAATCAAGAGAAGAAGTTTTGGAAGTTGGAGTTTCTCAGATAAGCGGAGGATCAAGAACAAGCGTTGGAGGATATGTTGAAGAGGAAGAAGAGAATTCCAAACAGTTTGAAATTTCAGATAACCGTTCTCTTGATGATATTATAAAATGGCTTGCTGATATAGATTATCTTCCTAGTTTCTGTACTGCTTGCTATAGAGAGGGAAGAACAGGAGATAGATTCATGGCATTTGCTAAAAGCGGACAAATAAAAAATTTCTGTCAGGCTAATGCTATAATAACTTTAAAAGAATATGAGAATGATTATGCTAAAGAAGAAACTAAAAAATCTATAGATAAAGTTATAATAAATGAAATAGAAAAAGTGCCTAATGAAAATGTAAAGGCAAAATTAGTAGATTCTTTAAAAGGCATAGATGAGGGAAGGAGAGATTTCAAATTTTAA
- the hydF gene encoding [FeFe] hydrogenase H-cluster maturation GTPase HydF, with translation MNDTPNANRTHIAIFGRRNAGKSSIINAIANQDIAIVSDTAGTTTDPVKKAIEINGIGACVIVDTAGFDDEGELGALRIERTKKIMESSDIALLVFDSSFVDNDYSLELKWKNKLESLEIPIIAVLNKIDLNADYKNIEQNIKEIFNLETVSISAINANNKINIDKLIDAIKLTIPKTEEISITGHIIKEDDIVMLVMPQDIQAPKGRLILPQVQTIRDILDNKAVIMASTFDKFENALKALSKAPKVIITDSQVFKEVEKLKPKESLLTSFSVLFARYKGDEKIYKKGADFIDNLTKDSKILIAESCTHIPLEGDIGRVKIPNLLKKKFGFEFDIDYVAGNDFPDDLSKYDLVIHCGGCMGTRKHILNRIRICEEQNIPITNYGMTIAKINGVQYI, from the coding sequence ATGAATGATACACCGAATGCAAATAGAACTCATATTGCAATATTTGGAAGAAGAAATGCAGGTAAATCTAGTATTATAAATGCAATAGCCAATCAGGATATAGCAATAGTTTCTGATACTGCAGGAACAACTACTGATCCTGTTAAAAAAGCTATAGAAATAAATGGCATAGGTGCATGTGTTATAGTTGATACTGCAGGTTTTGATGATGAGGGAGAGCTTGGAGCTTTAAGAATAGAAAGAACAAAAAAAATAATGGAGTCATCTGATATAGCTTTACTCGTTTTTGATTCTAGTTTTGTAGATAATGATTATTCGTTAGAGCTTAAATGGAAAAATAAACTTGAAAGTTTAGAGATACCAATTATAGCAGTTTTAAATAAAATAGATTTAAATGCTGATTATAAAAATATAGAACAAAATATAAAAGAAATTTTTAATTTAGAAACTGTTTCAATAAGCGCTATAAATGCTAACAATAAAATTAATATAGATAAATTAATTGATGCTATAAAATTAACGATTCCAAAAACAGAAGAAATAAGTATAACAGGACATATAATAAAAGAGGATGATATAGTAATGCTTGTTATGCCTCAGGATATTCAAGCACCTAAAGGCAGATTGATTCTTCCTCAAGTTCAAACTATAAGAGATATTTTAGACAATAAAGCTGTGATAATGGCTTCTACTTTTGATAAATTTGAAAATGCATTAAAAGCATTAAGCAAAGCACCTAAAGTAATAATAACAGATTCTCAAGTTTTTAAAGAAGTGGAAAAATTAAAACCTAAAGAAAGTTTATTAACTTCATTTTCTGTATTATTTGCCCGTTATAAAGGAGATGAGAAAATATATAAAAAAGGTGCTGATTTTATAGATAATTTAACAAAGGACAGTAAAATATTAATAGCAGAAAGCTGCACTCATATACCATTGGAAGGAGATATAGGCAGAGTAAAAATTCCAAATTTATTAAAAAAGAAATTTGGTTTTGAATTTGATATAGATTATGTTGCAGGTAATGATTTTCCAGATGATTTGTCAAAATATGATTTGGTTATACATTGCGGAGGATGCATGGGTACTAGAAAACATATTTTAAATAGAATAAGAATATGCGAAGAACAGAATATACCTATAACTAATTACGGTATGACTATAGCAAAGATTAATGGAGTTCAATATATATAA
- a CDS encoding Rpn family recombination-promoting nuclease/putative transposase, which yields MSHRDINVLNDYFMRYLFSSKDSNLILLDFINSTMLDAGMKTFRRVEILTPFNYKENYEDKETIADVKCITQNGTVVIIEIQLQGNSRFPERILYYWASNYSKLLKHGEKYDALTPVISINLLNFNLDDNDNIHSCYMIYDTLNQRLLTDHLQIHIIELKKFKYNLLKHDLNCWLKFFTMKEKDNKEVIMSELVKEKPIMEEVQSRYNNFIKNRLMMNEYDKREAYLYGNQIILEEERRLGIEEGFKQGIKENQILTVKNMKNRNMDIALIRDITGLSIEEIEKL from the coding sequence ATGAGCCATAGAGATATTAATGTATTAAATGATTATTTTATGAGATATTTATTCTCATCTAAAGATAGTAATTTAATATTGCTTGATTTTATTAATTCCACAATGCTTGATGCTGGTATGAAAACTTTTAGAAGAGTTGAGATTTTGACTCCATTTAATTATAAAGAAAATTATGAGGATAAAGAGACTATTGCTGATGTAAAATGTATTACACAGAATGGAACTGTTGTTATTATAGAAATACAATTACAAGGTAATTCAAGATTTCCAGAACGAATACTTTATTATTGGGCTTCGAATTATAGTAAACTCCTAAAGCATGGAGAAAAATATGATGCCCTTACTCCTGTAATTAGTATTAATTTACTTAATTTTAATTTAGATGATAATGATAATATTCATTCATGCTACATGATTTATGATACTCTTAATCAAAGGTTATTAACTGACCATTTACAAATCCATATAATAGAATTAAAAAAGTTTAAATATAATTTACTCAAGCATGATTTGAATTGCTGGCTAAAATTTTTTACTATGAAAGAGAAAGATAATAAGGAGGTTATTATGTCAGAATTAGTAAAAGAGAAACCTATAATGGAAGAAGTACAATCACGATATAATAATTTTATAAAAAACAGACTTATGATGAATGAATATGATAAAAGAGAAGCATATCTATATGGCAACCAAATAATACTTGAAGAAGAAAGAAGATTAGGTATTGAAGAAGGTTTTAAACAAGGTATAAAAGAAAATCAAATATTAACTGTAAAAAATATGAAAAATAGAAATATGGATATAGCATTAATAAGAGATATTACTGGACTTAGTATAGAAGAAATAGAAAAATTATAA